A section of the Cutibacterium granulosum genome encodes:
- a CDS encoding carbohydrate ABC transporter permease, whose protein sequence is MVARLRGRQGRNLWFGLFIAPFLIGLIVFVYVPIGWSAVLSFFDARATLHPTTFVGWRNYRYLLSDPLFRDSLLVFTVFALFIVPLTYLCSLALALALDNVTRFRAFFRSAFFLPAACSYVVAAMVWRLSFFNGARFGFVNSILHRFGADQINWLGGQGYWYWIALVSLRLWLQVGYYMILLIAGLNRISPSTYAAAALDGAGRWQTLRHITLPQLRATSAAVLILLLIGAFHAFDEFYNMLASAGAYPPYARPPLVHLYSISVGGAQQDLGLGGAGTVILTAVIVVFGVLQNRLTGMGRRMS, encoded by the coding sequence TTGGTTGCCCGTCTGCGCGGTCGTCAGGGACGCAACCTGTGGTTCGGGTTGTTCATCGCACCATTTCTCATTGGTCTGATCGTCTTCGTCTACGTCCCGATCGGCTGGAGCGCCGTTCTGTCGTTCTTCGACGCCCGGGCCACCTTGCACCCGACGACATTCGTGGGGTGGCGCAACTACCGGTACCTGCTGTCGGACCCCCTGTTCCGCGACTCACTGCTGGTGTTCACCGTCTTTGCCCTGTTCATCGTCCCGCTGACATATCTCTGTTCCTTGGCGCTGGCCCTTGCGCTGGACAATGTCACCCGGTTTCGGGCTTTCTTCCGCTCGGCATTCTTTCTTCCGGCAGCCTGCTCGTACGTCGTCGCGGCGATGGTGTGGCGGCTGAGTTTCTTCAATGGCGCCCGGTTCGGGTTCGTCAACTCCATCCTGCACCGGTTCGGCGCCGATCAGATCAATTGGCTCGGCGGACAGGGCTACTGGTACTGGATCGCTCTGGTCTCGCTGCGCCTGTGGCTGCAGGTGGGCTACTACATGATTCTGCTCATAGCTGGGCTCAATCGTATTTCGCCGAGCACCTATGCGGCTGCGGCCCTCGACGGGGCCGGACGGTGGCAGACCCTGCGTCACATCACCCTGCCGCAGTTGCGCGCCACCTCGGCAGCCGTCCTCATACTGCTGCTCATTGGCGCCTTCCATGCCTTCGACGAGTTCTACAACATGCTTGCCAGTGCTGGCGCCTACCCACCGTATGCCCGTCCACCACTGGTGCACCTGTACTCGATCAGTGTTGGCGGGGCCCAGCAGGACCTGGGACTCGGTGGTGCCGGAACCGTCATCCTCACTGCCGTCATCGTCGTGTTCGGAGTGCTCCAGAATCGTCTCACGGGAATGGGTAGGAGGATGTCATGA
- the hrcA gene encoding heat-inducible transcriptional repressor HrcA: MLDDRKLEVLKAIITDYVSSKEPVGSKALVERHGLKVSPATVRNDMAVLEDEGYITHPHTSAGRIPTDKGYRMFVDRIATVKPLSTPEKRAIATFMNGAVDLDDIVTRTVRLLAQVTRQVAIMQYPVTTSATVRHLELVSLSADRVLVVVILSSGTVEQRTIELPAHDEQDLLVLRDRIGTAVVGHPVAEAADLLSQMVDRAHPDATSHTAAVTAAVLEVLATDTSSRVVVAGVPNLTAFGAQFPTTVRPILEALEEQVVLLRLLGEVSGDLGEVTVRIGSENVDQSFQSTSLIASPYGEADMLASLGVVGPTRMDYPSTMATVRAVARYVGRFLAEG; this comes from the coding sequence GTGCTTGACGATCGCAAGCTCGAGGTCCTCAAGGCCATCATCACCGACTACGTCTCCAGCAAGGAGCCGGTGGGGTCGAAGGCCCTTGTCGAGAGGCATGGTCTGAAGGTCTCACCGGCAACCGTGCGCAATGACATGGCTGTCCTGGAGGACGAGGGATACATCACCCATCCCCACACCAGCGCCGGGCGGATCCCCACCGACAAGGGATATCGCATGTTCGTCGATCGTATTGCAACGGTCAAGCCACTCTCCACACCCGAGAAGAGGGCCATCGCCACCTTCATGAATGGTGCGGTCGACCTGGACGACATCGTCACCCGAACCGTGCGGTTGCTGGCCCAGGTCACTCGTCAGGTGGCCATCATGCAGTATCCGGTGACCACTTCGGCCACCGTACGTCACCTGGAACTGGTGAGTCTGTCGGCCGATCGGGTCCTCGTCGTCGTGATCCTCTCCTCCGGCACCGTCGAGCAGCGCACCATCGAACTGCCAGCCCATGACGAGCAGGATCTCCTCGTACTGCGGGATCGGATCGGTACCGCGGTCGTGGGGCATCCCGTGGCCGAGGCTGCCGACCTGCTGTCGCAGATGGTGGATCGTGCTCATCCCGACGCCACCAGTCACACGGCCGCCGTGACAGCCGCCGTCCTGGAGGTGCTGGCCACCGACACGTCCTCTCGCGTCGTGGTGGCCGGGGTGCCGAACCTCACCGCCTTCGGGGCGCAGTTTCCCACCACGGTGCGGCCCATCCTGGAGGCGCTCGAGGAACAGGTGGTGCTGCTGCGTCTGCTGGGCGAGGTGAGCGGCGACCTGGGTGAGGTGACGGTGCGCATCGGTTCGGAGAACGTGGATCAGTCGTTCCAGTCGACGAGTCTCATCGCCAGCCCCTACGGTGAGGCCGACATGCTTGCGAGCCTGGGTGTCGTGGGGCCCACCCGAATGGACTACCCGTCAACCATGGCCACGGTGCGTGCCGTGGCCCGTTACGTCGGACGTTTCCTGGCAGAAGGATGA
- the hemW gene encoding radical SAM family heme chaperone HemW — protein sequence MSEEPLQLPGGHPGCDKACASPDDGPCAPDVPATCERATTSVRMAGEAPVTGTRRDSADPRSGNAGGSSGTARGEDVELAVSEPWGVYLHVPFCSSRCGYCDFNTYVLSSMGSTAVDDYLAAAHRELDLAAAHLSHGMQRRGADVPRGEIPTDGADKHGHGADVPPVSTVFFGGGTPTMLRPSQLGELVGHVRDLWGLCPDAEVTTEANPETLDAQVLNGLLEGGVNRLSMGMQSADERVLALLDRHHTPQRAVHMARLAREVGFDDISLDLIFGTPGESVDSWRASLESALEADVDHLSAYSLIVEEGTRFAARVRRGELPMTDEDDLADKYLITEQVLTEAGFVNYEISNWARPRAGRDHRSRHNMGYWLGRDWWGVGPGAHSHVNGVRWWNVKHPRRYHEALMAGRLPIEGSERLTDEQRHEETVLLQLRLADGLELSRLTPAERRFVGQIVERGQGEIIGGRLQLTLDGRLVADRIITDLLLAGD from the coding sequence ATGTCTGAAGAGCCGTTGCAGTTGCCGGGAGGACATCCTGGCTGCGACAAGGCGTGTGCCAGCCCTGATGACGGGCCCTGTGCGCCGGACGTCCCGGCGACCTGCGAGAGGGCAACGACGTCGGTGCGGATGGCTGGGGAAGCCCCGGTGACGGGAACCCGCCGTGATTCTGCCGATCCCCGCTCCGGCAACGCTGGCGGATCCTCGGGAACCGCCAGAGGAGAAGACGTCGAGCTCGCAGTCAGCGAGCCGTGGGGGGTCTATCTGCACGTGCCGTTCTGCTCGAGTCGGTGCGGCTACTGCGACTTCAACACCTATGTGCTCTCGTCGATGGGGAGTACTGCGGTGGATGACTACCTCGCCGCGGCACATCGTGAGCTGGACCTTGCTGCAGCGCATCTGTCCCACGGTATGCAACGACGTGGGGCCGACGTGCCGAGGGGAGAAATTCCCACGGACGGGGCTGACAAGCATGGGCATGGTGCCGACGTGCCCCCGGTGAGCACGGTGTTCTTCGGTGGGGGCACCCCCACCATGCTCCGCCCCTCGCAACTGGGTGAGCTCGTTGGGCATGTGCGCGATTTGTGGGGTCTGTGCCCGGATGCCGAGGTGACGACCGAGGCCAATCCGGAAACCTTGGACGCCCAGGTGCTCAACGGCCTGCTCGAGGGTGGTGTCAATCGGCTGTCCATGGGCATGCAGTCCGCCGACGAGCGCGTCCTGGCCCTGCTGGATCGCCACCACACCCCACAACGGGCGGTGCACATGGCGCGTCTGGCCCGTGAGGTGGGATTCGACGACATCTCGCTCGACCTCATCTTCGGCACTCCCGGGGAATCCGTCGACTCGTGGCGAGCCAGCCTCGAATCGGCTCTGGAGGCGGATGTGGACCACCTGTCCGCCTACTCGCTCATCGTCGAGGAGGGAACCCGATTCGCGGCTCGGGTACGCCGTGGCGAACTGCCCATGACCGACGAGGACGATCTGGCCGACAAGTACCTCATCACCGAGCAGGTGCTCACCGAGGCGGGATTCGTCAACTATGAGATCTCCAACTGGGCTCGCCCCCGCGCCGGGCGCGATCACCGCAGCAGACACAACATGGGCTACTGGCTCGGGCGCGACTGGTGGGGCGTGGGGCCTGGTGCACACTCCCACGTCAACGGTGTGCGGTGGTGGAACGTCAAGCACCCCAGGCGCTACCACGAGGCACTCATGGCAGGACGGCTGCCCATCGAGGGAAGCGAACGCCTCACCGACGAGCAACGCCATGAGGAGACCGTCCTGTTGCAGCTCCGACTTGCCGACGGGCTGGAACTGTCCCGGCTCACCCCAGCCGAACGCAGATTCGTCGGACAGATCGTCGAACGAGGCCAGGGCGAGATCATCGGGGGGCGGTTGCAGCTCACCCTGGACGGACGACTCGTCGCCGATCGCATCATCACCGACCTGCTCCTTGCCGGTGACTGA
- a CDS encoding carbohydrate ABC transporter permease, which produces MVRGHRGKGLHLAKVVLLFLLALLFLLPFYVIFRNAFTSEEGFVSAQWTWVPDNLHISVLSELFDDPDLDFASAMVHSAVQSVGQTVLTILVSFMAGYALARFDNKVADVVVKLTVLTLMVPTAVTFVPSFIMTSQLGWIDSYRGLIIPMSFSAFATYLFRASLMEFPQELEEAALLDGANPWTTMWRIVAPNCLGIIAAVSTITFIGAWNAFLWPLLVARDNTHTVQLTLSSFMTSQGVDYSRLFAGALVAVLPVAIVFLFLQRFLVQGIETSGLD; this is translated from the coding sequence ATGGTGCGTGGTCATCGTGGCAAGGGGCTGCACCTGGCGAAAGTCGTCCTCCTGTTCCTTCTTGCGCTGCTGTTCCTCCTGCCGTTCTACGTCATCTTCCGCAATGCGTTCACCAGCGAGGAAGGTTTTGTCTCGGCCCAGTGGACGTGGGTCCCGGACAATCTGCACATCAGTGTTCTCTCCGAGCTCTTCGACGATCCGGACCTGGATTTCGCCTCGGCCATGGTGCATTCTGCCGTGCAGTCGGTGGGCCAGACGGTGTTGACGATCCTGGTGAGCTTCATGGCTGGCTACGCTCTGGCCCGATTCGACAACAAGGTGGCCGATGTCGTTGTCAAACTCACGGTGCTCACCCTCATGGTTCCCACCGCCGTCACCTTCGTGCCGAGTTTCATCATGACGAGTCAGCTGGGATGGATCGACTCCTATCGCGGGCTCATCATCCCCATGTCATTCTCCGCCTTTGCCACCTACCTCTTTCGCGCCAGTCTCATGGAATTTCCCCAGGAGCTGGAGGAGGCCGCATTGTTGGATGGGGCAAATCCGTGGACGACGATGTGGCGTATCGTTGCACCCAATTGTCTGGGCATCATTGCTGCGGTGTCCACCATCACGTTCATTGGCGCATGGAATGCCTTTCTGTGGCCGCTGCTGGTGGCCCGTGACAACACCCACACCGTACAGCTGACCCTCAGCTCGTTCATGACGAGTCAGGGGGTGGACTACTCCCGACTGTTCGCCGGAGCCCTGGTGGCCGTCCTTCCGGTGGCCATCGTCTTCCTGTTCCTGCAACGTTTCCTCGTGCAGGGCATCGAGACCTCTGGCCTGGACTGA
- a CDS encoding inositol monophosphatase family protein, whose translation MSVTTAEVAEIIRGVSARVIDPGFRRLSPDQIHEKAPGDLVTDLDRQAEGELSRLLTSAGGGIVVGEESVHDDASVLQELPTAELAWVIDPIDGTKNYVNGSTHHAVMVAEVQHGVTTRSWIWQPQLGHMWIAERGNGLVCDGEPVTPNRRHPASETIEPDVPDSAQLLSLPDSARQVTANRNVVRAVTAYPHNRRSSASLTWAEAHSCCGVDYPLICLGEQDVACWFHIHPWDHLPGSLMVTECGGVVRVAGGADYTARHTKQRGVIIAASDERSWQIAAQALEEN comes from the coding sequence GTGAGTGTCACGACTGCCGAGGTTGCCGAGATCATTCGTGGGGTCAGCGCACGAGTGATCGATCCGGGGTTTCGGCGGCTTTCCCCCGACCAGATTCACGAGAAGGCACCCGGCGACCTCGTCACGGACCTCGATCGTCAGGCGGAAGGCGAACTGTCGCGCCTGTTGACCTCTGCCGGTGGCGGGATCGTCGTCGGTGAGGAATCGGTGCATGATGATGCCTCGGTGCTGCAGGAGCTTCCCACCGCCGAGCTGGCCTGGGTCATCGACCCCATCGATGGGACGAAGAACTACGTCAACGGGTCGACGCATCATGCCGTCATGGTCGCCGAGGTGCAGCACGGGGTGACGACCCGGTCATGGATCTGGCAGCCGCAGCTGGGGCACATGTGGATCGCCGAGCGTGGCAACGGGCTCGTCTGCGACGGTGAACCGGTGACGCCGAATCGGCGGCATCCTGCCTCAGAGACGATCGAACCCGACGTTCCGGACTCGGCCCAGCTGCTCAGCCTCCCGGATTCCGCTCGGCAGGTGACTGCCAACCGGAACGTGGTCCGTGCCGTGACGGCCTACCCCCACAACCGGCGGTCGAGTGCGTCACTCACGTGGGCGGAAGCACATTCCTGCTGTGGCGTGGACTATCCGCTGATCTGTCTGGGGGAGCAGGACGTGGCCTGCTGGTTCCACATCCATCCTTGGGACCATCTGCCCGGATCCCTCATGGTCACCGAGTGCGGGGGAGTGGTGCGCGTCGCCGGCGGAGCGGACTACACCGCGCGACACACCAAACAACGTGGCGTCATCATCGCGGCCAGCGATGAGCGGTCCTGGCAGATCGCCGCCCAGGCGTTGGAGGAGAACTGA
- a CDS encoding 1,4-dihydroxy-2-naphthoyl-CoA synthase, whose protein sequence is MTFHRLISRGEVDGAPAGEDLPVMRIAFDRPSLRNAFRPHTVDELYRCLDIARCSPDVAAVILTANGPSPKDGGYSFCSGGDQRIRGAAGYQYETTQSSSDDDLATSARRERIEKGKLGRLHILEVQRLMRATPKPIIAAIPGWTTGGGHSLMVVADLAVASREHAQFKQVDANVGSFDAGYGSALLARQVGDKRAREIFMLAQTYDAEQAESWGVINRAVPHVELETTAIDWGLTIAGKSPQAIRMLKYAFNMVDDGIAGQQAFAGEATRLAYMTEEAQEGRDSFLEHRPANWSSFPYYF, encoded by the coding sequence ATGACCTTTCACCGTCTCATCTCGCGTGGGGAGGTCGATGGTGCACCGGCAGGTGAGGACCTGCCCGTCATGCGAATCGCCTTCGACCGGCCCAGCCTGCGCAATGCCTTCCGCCCGCACACCGTTGACGAGCTCTACCGTTGCCTGGACATCGCACGGTGTTCTCCCGACGTGGCAGCCGTCATCCTCACCGCCAATGGCCCCTCCCCCAAGGACGGCGGGTACTCGTTCTGCTCGGGTGGCGACCAGCGCATTCGGGGGGCGGCTGGCTACCAGTACGAGACGACGCAGAGTTCCTCCGACGACGACCTGGCCACCTCGGCACGTCGGGAACGCATCGAGAAGGGCAAGCTCGGCCGGCTGCACATCCTCGAGGTGCAGCGGCTCATGCGCGCCACCCCCAAACCGATCATTGCCGCCATCCCCGGCTGGACCACCGGGGGCGGGCACTCCCTCATGGTGGTGGCCGACCTTGCCGTGGCGAGCCGGGAGCATGCGCAGTTCAAGCAGGTCGACGCCAATGTGGGGTCCTTCGACGCAGGGTACGGATCGGCTCTGCTGGCCCGCCAGGTGGGCGACAAGCGTGCCCGTGAGATCTTCATGCTGGCGCAGACCTACGACGCCGAACAGGCCGAGAGCTGGGGCGTCATCAACCGTGCCGTGCCGCACGTCGAACTGGAGACCACAGCAATCGACTGGGGTCTCACGATCGCCGGGAAATCACCGCAGGCCATTCGGATGCTCAAGTATGCCTTCAACATGGTCGACGACGGCATCGCAGGCCAGCAGGCCTTCGCCGGTGAGGCCACCCGACTGGCCTACATGACCGAGGAGGCCCAGGAGGGCCGGGACTCCTTCCTGGAGCACCGCCCGGCGAACTGGTCGTCGTTCCCCTACTACTTCTGA
- a CDS encoding rhomboid family intramembrane serine protease, with amino-acid sequence MLGIVAIMWILEGIDVVLGNSLDNLGIHAHTSAGLWQIFLAPWLHYGWAHLTSNSVPLFVLGWLVLVRSRRDWAISAVVIIICSGLAAWAFSPPGSITLGASGVIFGWLAFLLVKGLFTHKLSDIVIAVMVFLVYGSVLWGVLPGTSGVSWQGHMGGAIGGVASASLLHRHREPAAVTSSYPTNPYR; translated from the coding sequence ATGCTGGGCATCGTCGCCATCATGTGGATCCTGGAGGGGATCGACGTCGTCCTGGGCAACAGTCTCGACAACCTGGGGATCCACGCCCACACCAGCGCCGGGCTGTGGCAGATCTTCCTGGCACCGTGGCTGCACTACGGATGGGCACACCTCACCAGCAACTCCGTGCCGCTGTTCGTCCTGGGTTGGCTGGTCCTGGTGCGATCCAGGCGGGACTGGGCAATTTCCGCCGTCGTCATCATCATCTGCTCCGGGCTGGCAGCCTGGGCATTCAGCCCGCCGGGATCGATCACCCTGGGGGCCTCCGGGGTGATCTTCGGTTGGCTGGCGTTCCTGCTCGTCAAGGGCCTGTTCACACACAAACTCAGTGACATCGTCATCGCGGTGATGGTCTTCCTGGTGTACGGATCGGTGTTGTGGGGAGTGCTTCCCGGCACGTCCGGGGTGTCGTGGCAGGGCCACATGGGTGGTGCCATCGGCGGTGTCGCCTCCGCCTCGCTGCTGCACCGTCATCGAGAGCCAGCAGCGGTGACCAGCTCGTACCCCACCAACCCGTACCGATGA
- a CDS encoding ABC transporter substrate-binding protein has translation MNISRRHLLGGIAATAVLSACGSNSGGVDNGSANASSRTGTAKLTQWYHEYGEKGVRDAVQRYAADYKKSEVSVKWNPGDAYMKLLSTTLLSGSGVPDVFESENGATLDMIQQGQVTDLTELIGDDKDKFSSRVLDRMTLNGKIYAIPMAVDMQMLYYRPSLLEKAKVSAPKTFAELAEAAKAVRTDSMGGFFAGNDGGLGVLANQIIWSCGLEQLNSERTDLGFLEKEFFDAVTAFREFFNSGALLHSASKDWFDASPFVNEETAMQWGGLWSLNDVKKKWGEDVGAVAFPAFGSTGRQSVPFGAFGSCVATVGANNDVEAAKAFNRWLWIDQTDKQVDFADSYGTHVPARTDLVSQATQISEGIGKQAATMVDECGHASDLFWTSAIAEAFNAALTNVVKKGAEPRKAFEQVRRTARTELERVKK, from the coding sequence ATGAACATTTCTCGACGTCATCTGCTGGGCGGAATAGCCGCAACCGCCGTCCTGTCCGCATGTGGATCCAACTCCGGTGGCGTCGACAATGGGTCGGCCAATGCCTCCAGCCGAACCGGCACGGCAAAACTCACCCAGTGGTACCACGAGTACGGTGAGAAGGGCGTCCGGGACGCCGTGCAGCGTTACGCCGCCGACTACAAGAAGTCCGAGGTCTCCGTGAAGTGGAACCCGGGCGATGCCTACATGAAACTGCTCTCGACGACGCTGCTGTCGGGATCGGGAGTGCCAGACGTCTTCGAGTCCGAGAACGGCGCCACCCTTGACATGATCCAGCAGGGCCAGGTCACCGATCTCACCGAGCTCATCGGCGATGACAAGGACAAGTTCTCCTCCCGCGTCCTGGATCGCATGACCTTGAACGGCAAGATCTACGCCATCCCGATGGCGGTGGACATGCAGATGCTGTACTACCGTCCGTCGCTGCTGGAGAAGGCCAAGGTGTCGGCTCCCAAGACCTTTGCCGAACTCGCCGAGGCCGCCAAGGCCGTCCGGACCGACTCCATGGGAGGGTTCTTCGCCGGCAATGACGGTGGTCTCGGGGTGCTCGCCAACCAGATCATCTGGTCCTGCGGCCTGGAGCAGCTCAACTCCGAACGCACCGACCTGGGCTTCCTGGAGAAGGAGTTCTTCGACGCCGTCACCGCATTCCGGGAGTTCTTCAACTCCGGCGCCCTGCTGCACAGTGCCTCCAAGGACTGGTTCGACGCCTCCCCGTTCGTCAACGAGGAGACCGCCATGCAATGGGGCGGCCTGTGGTCGCTCAACGACGTGAAGAAGAAATGGGGCGAGGACGTCGGCGCCGTCGCCTTCCCGGCCTTCGGCTCCACCGGACGCCAGTCGGTGCCGTTCGGTGCCTTCGGTTCCTGCGTGGCAACAGTGGGTGCCAACAACGACGTCGAGGCCGCCAAGGCGTTCAACCGGTGGCTGTGGATCGATCAGACCGACAAGCAGGTTGACTTCGCCGACTCCTATGGAACGCACGTGCCCGCTCGCACCGACCTGGTCTCCCAGGCCACCCAGATCTCCGAGGGGATCGGCAAGCAGGCCGCCACCATGGTCGACGAGTGCGGTCACGCCTCCGACCTGTTCTGGACCAGCGCCATTGCCGAGGCCTTCAACGCCGCCCTGACCAACGTCGTCAAGAAGGGTGCCGAGCCCAGGAAGGCCTTCGAACAGGTGCGCCGGACCGCGCGCACCGAGCTGGAGCGCGTCAAGAAGTGA
- a CDS encoding DUF3097 domain-containing protein: MIDRYGKDVLVPGWQKAGRPTSVDVPMELGMVVEDPSSGYVGAIVGWENGLVVVEDRRGHHRSFPVGPGFWIDGKPVTLRVPPRQGAARPTHTASGSLVSDEPEPSRIALPSRIYVEGRHDAELVEKIWGDDLRHVGVVVEYMGGMDDLVDIVAQFRPRKGHRLGVLVDHLVAGTKESRVAEEVRRGGYGDYVMITGHRFIDIWQAIKPERIGRKTWPEVPMDEDFKLGTLKRLGLPHQSQKDVGKAWQAILGRVRDWHDLDPRFNMEMEKLIDFVTADHLEELQ, translated from the coding sequence GTGATTGATCGATACGGCAAGGACGTGTTGGTGCCCGGCTGGCAGAAAGCGGGCAGACCCACCAGCGTCGACGTGCCCATGGAGCTGGGAATGGTTGTCGAGGACCCCTCATCGGGCTATGTGGGGGCCATCGTCGGCTGGGAGAACGGGCTCGTGGTCGTCGAGGACCGCCGTGGTCATCACCGATCCTTCCCGGTGGGGCCGGGATTCTGGATCGACGGCAAACCCGTCACCCTGCGCGTCCCGCCACGTCAGGGTGCGGCTCGCCCGACCCACACCGCCTCCGGGTCGCTGGTGAGTGACGAGCCTGAGCCATCCCGAATCGCCCTTCCCTCACGCATCTACGTCGAAGGGCGTCATGACGCCGAGCTGGTCGAGAAGATCTGGGGAGACGACCTACGCCACGTCGGCGTCGTCGTGGAGTACATGGGCGGCATGGACGATCTCGTCGACATCGTCGCGCAGTTTCGCCCCAGGAAAGGGCACCGGCTGGGGGTGCTCGTCGACCATCTCGTCGCTGGCACCAAGGAGTCCCGGGTGGCCGAGGAGGTGCGACGCGGTGGCTACGGTGACTACGTCATGATCACGGGCCATCGTTTCATCGACATCTGGCAGGCGATCAAACCGGAGCGGATTGGCCGCAAGACCTGGCCCGAGGTGCCCATGGACGAGGACTTCAAGCTGGGCACCCTCAAACGGTTGGGGCTGCCACACCAGAGCCAGAAGGACGTCGGCAAGGCTTGGCAGGCGATTCTTGGGCGAGTGCGCGACTGGCACGATCTCGATCCCAGGTTCAACATGGAGATGGAGAAGCTCATCGACTTCGTCACGGCCGATCATCTGGAGGAATTGCAGTGA
- a CDS encoding MBL fold metallo-hydrolase, translating to MASDIQWCAVSSHVWTTRVDPESVTIGLVMGSEHLLMVDSGSTSQQGHDLALSAAMALGRPVDRLVITHHHDDHVGGLRGVARCAKESGVAVESWMHRTAVEHGPTPAIDHPISLMAYLDLGGVTAEILHPGAAHTDGDLTVRVPEDHITFMGDLIETSGPPQADSTTDFWDWAGAIDMVMNVTDAKDRYIPGHGDPTDDQGVMAQRNAIWGLVSAVREAMEHGRAPESALDDIPAGLDRATVTGWIAPITDQLTARGITREGLLPLTNR from the coding sequence ATGGCATCTGACATTCAGTGGTGTGCTGTGAGCTCCCATGTGTGGACGACGAGGGTCGACCCCGAGTCGGTGACCATCGGCCTGGTCATGGGATCGGAACACCTGCTCATGGTTGACTCCGGGTCGACATCCCAGCAGGGGCACGACCTGGCCCTCTCGGCAGCCATGGCCTTGGGCAGGCCGGTGGACCGACTGGTCATCACCCATCACCACGACGACCACGTCGGTGGCCTGCGCGGCGTGGCCCGGTGCGCGAAGGAGTCGGGGGTCGCCGTGGAGTCCTGGATGCACCGCACTGCTGTCGAGCACGGCCCCACCCCCGCCATCGACCATCCCATCTCGCTGATGGCGTACCTGGATCTGGGAGGTGTCACCGCCGAGATCCTGCACCCGGGGGCGGCACACACCGACGGTGATCTCACCGTTCGGGTTCCGGAGGACCACATCACCTTCATGGGTGATCTCATCGAGACCTCCGGGCCACCACAGGCCGACTCGACGACCGACTTCTGGGACTGGGCGGGAGCCATCGACATGGTGATGAACGTCACGGACGCCAAGGACCGCTACATTCCCGGTCATGGCGACCCGACCGACGACCAGGGCGTCATGGCGCAGCGCAACGCCATCTGGGGGCTCGTCAGCGCAGTGCGGGAGGCCATGGAGCATGGCCGGGCACCCGAGTCCGCACTCGACGACATTCCCGCAGGGCTGGATCGTGCCACGGTGACCGGGTGGATCGCACCGATCACAGATCAACTGACTGCCCGGGGAATCACCCGCGAGGGACTGCTGCCGCTCACCAACCGGTGA